From the genome of Deinococcus sp. AJ005, one region includes:
- a CDS encoding ABC transporter ATP-binding protein: MLEVHNLSVNYGHFTALHAISLTVNPGEIVVMLGANGAGKSTLFRTLSGLQRPSGGSATWNGTPLTGGKPEYNVEHGVAQCPEGRLLFPDLSVEKNLRLGAFVHRKDPAGTNRELERVYTLFPDLVQKRNAPAGSLSGGQQQMVAIARSLMARPQLLLLDEPSLGLAPMVVEQVFAAVQRVNEAGVSVLLAEQNAYAALGVAHRGYVMESGVLTLQGTQQELMTDDRVRSAYLGV, encoded by the coding sequence ATGCTTGAAGTCCACAATCTGAGCGTCAATTACGGCCACTTCACGGCCCTGCACGCCATCAGCCTGACCGTCAACCCCGGCGAGATCGTGGTGATGCTGGGGGCCAACGGTGCGGGCAAAAGCACGCTGTTTCGCACGCTGTCGGGGCTACAACGGCCCAGCGGCGGCAGCGCTACCTGGAACGGCACGCCGCTGACCGGGGGCAAGCCGGAATACAACGTCGAACACGGCGTCGCGCAGTGTCCCGAAGGCCGCCTGCTGTTCCCGGATCTGAGCGTGGAGAAAAATCTGCGGCTGGGCGCGTTCGTTCACCGCAAGGACCCGGCAGGCACCAACCGCGAGCTGGAGCGCGTCTACACGCTGTTTCCCGATCTGGTACAGAAGCGCAACGCCCCCGCCGGAAGTCTGTCCGGGGGGCAGCAGCAGATGGTGGCCATTGCCCGCTCACTCATGGCCCGCCCCCAACTGCTGCTGCTGGACGAACCCAGCCTGGGTCTCGCGCCGATGGTGGTAGAACAGGTCTTTGCCGCCGTGCAGCGCGTCAACGAGGCCGGGGTCAGCGTGCTGCTGGCCGAGCAGAACGCCTACGCCGCCCTGGGGGTCGCGCACCGGGGCTACGTGATGGAAAGCGGCGTGCTGACCTTGCAGGGCACCCAGCAGGAACTGATGACGGATGACCGGGTCAGGAGTGCTTATTTAGGGGTGTAG
- a CDS encoding MFS transporter: protein MSSAVSPDSTPLPAVPPTLSLGLVLVVLIVAFESMAVSTVLPRVAEQLNGLALYGWASSAFLLSSLFGAVLGGVLADRRGLAYGAVLALILFAFGLLVGAASPTMLIFVLARLIQGLGAGGLAALPWAVISTRYPPQARAKMLAAISSAWLLPALIGPLIASVMADTWSWRVVFWGLVPLLAVSAPMCVLPLRVRVRQPQKGEAALGSRRVLWAALALAVSAGALVEGLRRADILGLLLGAAGLVGVGLSTRVLFPAGLWRFKSGLPSALMVRGLAAFAIMGTSSFLPLALNELRGLTLTGAGIVLSLGGVTWTLGSWIQARIEDARGEASRPARIRAGLSGVVVGVALTALSVLGVVPLWVIYPSWVLACLGMGIGYTSVSLFAMSNVRPEGAGQLSGQLANIESLMVALAAGIGGALIARVRPLDGAFTLAFAVTLLGAVVAVLVAGRLWAGQQVKGEEEKEANLV from the coding sequence GTGAGCAGCGCCGTATCCCCCGATTCAACCCCTCTTCCGGCTGTGCCGCCCACCCTGAGCCTGGGGCTGGTGCTGGTGGTGCTGATCGTGGCCTTCGAGTCGATGGCCGTCAGCACGGTGCTGCCCAGGGTGGCCGAGCAATTGAACGGGCTGGCCCTGTATGGCTGGGCCTCCAGCGCTTTTCTGCTGTCCAGCCTGTTCGGCGCGGTGTTGGGCGGCGTGCTGGCGGACCGACGCGGCCTGGCCTACGGGGCAGTGCTGGCGCTGATTCTGTTCGCTTTCGGCCTGCTGGTGGGGGCGGCGTCTCCCACCATGCTGATTTTCGTGCTGGCCCGGTTGATTCAGGGTCTGGGGGCAGGCGGGCTGGCCGCGTTGCCGTGGGCCGTGATTTCCACCCGTTATCCCCCGCAGGCCCGTGCGAAGATGCTGGCCGCCATTTCCAGCGCGTGGCTCCTTCCGGCTTTGATTGGCCCGCTGATCGCCAGCGTGATGGCCGATACGTGGTCTTGGCGCGTGGTCTTCTGGGGACTGGTGCCGCTTTTGGCGGTCAGCGCCCCGATGTGCGTGCTGCCCTTGCGGGTGCGGGTGCGGCAGCCGCAAAAGGGTGAGGCCGCGCTGGGCAGCCGCCGCGTGTTGTGGGCCGCGCTGGCGCTGGCCGTCTCGGCAGGGGCGTTGGTGGAGGGCTTGCGCCGCGCCGACATCCTGGGTCTGCTGCTGGGCGCAGCCGGACTGGTCGGTGTGGGCCTCAGCACCCGTGTGCTGTTTCCGGCGGGCCTGTGGCGCTTTAAAAGTGGCCTGCCCAGTGCCCTGATGGTCCGGGGGCTGGCGGCGTTTGCCATCATGGGCACCAGTTCCTTTTTGCCACTGGCCCTCAATGAGTTGCGCGGCCTGACCCTGACCGGGGCAGGCATCGTGCTGTCGCTGGGCGGCGTGACCTGGACCCTGGGTTCGTGGATTCAGGCGCGGATAGAGGACGCACGCGGCGAGGCGTCGCGGCCAGCGCGGATACGGGCGGGCCTGAGCGGCGTGGTCGTCGGCGTGGCCCTGACCGCCCTGAGCGTGCTGGGCGTGGTGCCGCTGTGGGTCATCTACCCCAGTTGGGTGCTGGCATGCCTGGGCATGGGCATCGGCTACACCAGCGTTTCTCTGTTCGCCATGTCCAACGTTCGCCCGGAAGGCGCGGGGCAACTGTCCGGGCAACTGGCCAACATTGAATCGTTGATGGTGGCGCTGGCGGCGGGCATCGGCGGCGCATTGATCGCCCGCGTGCGCCCGCTGGATGGGGCCTTCACGCTGGCCTTTGCAGTCACGCTGCTGGGGGCTGTGGTGGCCGTACTGGTGGCCGGTCGGTTGTGGGCTGGGCAACAGGTGAAAGGAGAGGAAGAAAAAGAGGCGAACCTCGTTTGA
- a CDS encoding pyridoxal phosphate-dependent aminotransferase translates to MPELLPRARASRESVFARMSRLAAQYGAVNLGQGFPADSPPAFLLDAARRAVGTLDQYSPPAGLPALRDAIGMDLGVDGADVIVTSGATEALNVLTLSLYGPGDEVLMLEPVFDVYVPQTLLAGAVPVTVPMQLSSTGGWSLNLEALKAAVTPRTRALLLNSPYNPTGTIFSREELTEIVALARTHDLWIISDEVYDELYFGEKPISMRELAPERTFTVGSAGKRLEATGWRVGWIACPPGEAGAGVAANIAGVRQQGSFCSPTPLQAAVASALPLARAEGFYEGLRAEYSARQTLLADGLRGLGANVFMPRGTYFLTALHPEWSAETLVERGVAVIPGEAFYWQHPAPQGLLRVAFCKSRDEITRALERLSAVTAAL, encoded by the coding sequence ATGCCCGAACTGTTGCCCCGCGCCCGCGCCTCGCGGGAGAGTGTGTTTGCCCGCATGAGCCGCCTGGCCGCGCAGTACGGGGCCGTCAATCTGGGCCAGGGCTTTCCCGCCGATTCTCCGCCCGCCTTTCTGCTGGACGCAGCGCGGCGGGCGGTGGGCACGCTGGACCAGTACAGCCCCCCTGCCGGACTGCCCGCCCTGCGCGATGCCATCGGCATGGACCTGGGCGTGGACGGCGCGGACGTGATCGTCACCAGCGGCGCAACCGAGGCCCTGAACGTGCTGACCCTGTCGCTGTATGGCCCCGGCGATGAGGTGCTGATGCTGGAGCCGGTCTTCGACGTGTACGTTCCCCAGACGCTGCTGGCCGGGGCCGTGCCCGTCACGGTGCCCATGCAGCTTTCCAGTACAGGAGGCTGGTCCCTGAATCTGGAGGCGCTGAAAGCCGCCGTCACGCCGCGCACACGGGCGCTGCTGCTGAACAGCCCATATAACCCGACTGGAACGATTTTCTCCCGCGAGGAACTGACTGAGATTGTGGCGCTGGCCCGCACCCACGATTTGTGGATCATCAGCGACGAGGTCTACGACGAACTGTACTTTGGCGAGAAGCCCATCTCCATGCGGGAACTGGCCCCCGAACGCACCTTTACTGTGGGCAGCGCGGGCAAACGGTTAGAGGCCACCGGCTGGCGCGTGGGCTGGATCGCGTGTCCGCCTGGGGAAGCTGGGGCAGGCGTGGCCGCGAACATCGCCGGGGTGCGCCAGCAGGGATCGTTCTGCTCGCCCACGCCCCTCCAGGCGGCGGTGGCCTCCGCACTGCCCCTGGCCCGTGCCGAGGGCTTTTATGAGGGCCTGCGCGCCGAATACAGCGCCCGGCAGACCTTGCTGGCAGACGGCCTGCGCGGTCTGGGGGCCAACGTGTTCATGCCGCGCGGTACCTATTTCCTCACGGCGCTGCATCCCGAATGGAGCGCCGAGACGCTGGTGGAACGCGGCGTCGCGGTTATTCCCGGCGAGGCGTTCTACTGGCAGCACCCCGCGCCTCAGGGCCTGCTGCGCGTCGCCTTCTGCAAATCACGGGACGAGATCACGCGGGCGCTGGAGCGGCTCTCGGCGGTCACGGCGGCCCTCTAG
- a CDS encoding ABC transporter substrate-binding protein: MTSFHILPLTLALLGSAALAAAPKDTLVIQQAATVTTLDPTAAYDTFSLQVLENVYETLWTYKGASLTQMTPLLASALPTYTDGGRTLTVSLRKGVKFHSGNPMTCADAQYTYRRDLVTNSAESANWFISDSLLGTRDNAKTDKSVTWARIAGAVSCNAQSQLVFKLPKPDPAFMAKMAFAGMGVLDSKWAAKLGEWNGTEATWQAWVGKDVSGSKLSAQPSGTGAYQLLRRDADNILLTAFPSYWGGKPAISNVIMQKVGELAVRQQAFLRGDADLIEAGTRTNVEAQLKGKPGVTVLDNLPSAGAQALFMNNNIKGGAALGSGKLDGKGIPANFFADTDVRRAFAYAFDYDEYMRDVQRGKAVKRTMLLPDTFPGYSKGTKTYSYDPAQAQALFKKAQGGEVWKNGFTINANYRTGHIAGQVALELLKRNVEALNPKFRINIIEEPWAEQSKKMQEGLEIMLPMGWGADYADPDNFVYTFYSSEGFFYPTNNWKDADVDRWLVQARATVDPAVRAGLYKQVADRAYQQSPFIVLPAETNIRPVRSNLQGASAATYNPMRSFGFTGTLWRELSKK; this comes from the coding sequence ATGACGTCATTCCACATTCTGCCCCTGACCCTTGCCCTGCTGGGTTCCGCCGCCCTGGCCGCCGCCCCCAAGGACACGCTGGTCATCCAGCAGGCTGCCACCGTCACCACGCTGGACCCCACCGCCGCCTACGACACCTTCAGCCTTCAGGTGCTGGAAAACGTGTACGAGACGCTGTGGACCTACAAGGGGGCCAGCCTGACCCAGATGACGCCGCTGCTGGCCTCGGCGCTCCCCACCTACACGGACGGCGGCAGGACCCTGACAGTCAGCCTGCGAAAAGGGGTCAAATTCCACAGCGGCAACCCGATGACCTGCGCGGACGCCCAGTACACCTACCGCCGCGATCTGGTCACCAACAGCGCCGAATCGGCCAACTGGTTTATCAGCGACTCGCTGCTAGGCACGCGAGACAACGCCAAGACTGACAAGAGTGTCACCTGGGCACGCATTGCCGGGGCCGTGAGCTGCAACGCACAGAGCCAACTGGTCTTTAAGCTGCCCAAGCCGGACCCGGCCTTCATGGCGAAGATGGCGTTTGCTGGAATGGGCGTGCTGGACAGCAAATGGGCGGCCAAACTGGGCGAGTGGAATGGCACGGAGGCCACCTGGCAGGCGTGGGTGGGCAAGGACGTATCGGGCAGCAAGCTGAGCGCCCAGCCCAGCGGCACCGGGGCCTACCAGTTGCTGCGCCGCGACGCCGACAACATCCTGCTGACCGCCTTTCCCAGCTACTGGGGCGGCAAACCGGCCATTTCCAATGTGATCATGCAGAAGGTGGGCGAACTGGCCGTGCGCCAGCAGGCGTTCCTGCGCGGCGACGCGGATCTGATCGAGGCCGGAACACGCACCAACGTGGAAGCGCAACTGAAGGGCAAGCCCGGCGTGACCGTGCTGGACAATCTGCCCAGTGCCGGAGCGCAGGCCCTGTTCATGAACAACAACATCAAGGGCGGCGCCGCGCTGGGCAGCGGCAAACTGGACGGCAAGGGCATTCCCGCCAACTTCTTCGCCGATACTGACGTGCGCCGGGCCTTCGCCTACGCCTTCGATTACGACGAATACATGCGCGACGTGCAGCGCGGCAAGGCGGTCAAGCGCACCATGCTGCTGCCCGACACTTTTCCCGGCTATTCCAAGGGGACCAAGACTTACAGCTATGATCCGGCGCAGGCCCAGGCCCTGTTCAAGAAGGCCCAGGGCGGCGAGGTCTGGAAGAATGGCTTTACCATCAACGCCAATTACCGCACCGGGCACATCGCCGGACAGGTGGCGCTGGAGTTGCTCAAGCGCAATGTAGAGGCCCTGAACCCCAAATTCCGCATCAACATCATCGAGGAACCGTGGGCCGAGCAGTCCAAGAAGATGCAGGAGGGTCTGGAAATCATGCTGCCGATGGGCTGGGGAGCGGACTACGCCGATCCCGACAACTTCGTGTATACCTTCTACAGCTCTGAAGGCTTCTTCTACCCCACCAACAACTGGAAAGACGCGGACGTGGACCGCTGGCTCGTTCAGGCACGGGCCACGGTGGACCCCGCCGTTCGCGCGGGGCTGTACAAGCAAGTGGCGGACCGCGCCTACCAGCAGAGTCCATTTATCGTGCTGCCCGCCGAAACCAACATCCGCCCCGTTCGCAGCAACCTTCAGGGCGCGTCGGCAGCCACCTATAACCCCATGCGTTCCTTTGGCTTTACCGGGACGCTGTGGCGGGAGCTGAGCAAGAAGTAG
- a CDS encoding YpdA family putative bacillithiol disulfide reductase gives MNLAPPSDLFDVAIVGAGPVGLAAAIACKRAGLSYVVLEKGCVVNAIFEYPTYMSFFTTAPELEIGNHPMVTGHDKPDRRDALMYYRLVTQREALNVEQYTTVAAVHAAPAGFTLEIERRDGTPDTVEARRVVVATGYYDNPLHLGIPGEDSDNVSHYYTEAHPFMGLNVTVIGAGNSAADAALDLWRGGAKVTMVVRAPELKSTIKYWVRPDLENRIKEGSIAAEFNSCVVDIGQDTVRVEGEDGTAFELPTHFTFALTGYRPDLSFLEGLNLAQQPDACLVLDEHYESSTPGLFVVGSAGFAGKTNQVFIENGRHHANLAVAEIERQLARHGELQTH, from the coding sequence ATGAATCTCGCTCCCCCCTCTGATCTGTTCGATGTCGCCATCGTCGGTGCTGGCCCGGTGGGGCTGGCCGCCGCCATCGCCTGCAAACGCGCGGGCCTCAGCTACGTGGTGCTGGAAAAGGGCTGCGTGGTCAACGCCATTTTCGAGTACCCCACCTACATGTCGTTCTTTACCACGGCCCCCGAACTGGAAATCGGCAACCACCCGATGGTGACCGGCCACGATAAGCCGGACCGGCGCGACGCGCTGATGTACTACCGTCTGGTGACCCAGCGCGAGGCGCTGAACGTGGAGCAGTACACCACCGTGGCGGCAGTTCACGCGGCCCCGGCGGGGTTCACGCTGGAAATCGAGCGCCGCGACGGCACGCCGGACACCGTGGAGGCGCGGCGCGTGGTGGTGGCGACAGGCTATTACGACAATCCCCTGCATCTGGGCATTCCCGGCGAGGACAGCGACAACGTCAGCCACTATTACACCGAGGCGCACCCCTTCATGGGCCTGAACGTGACCGTGATCGGCGCGGGCAACTCGGCGGCAGACGCCGCGCTGGATCTGTGGCGTGGCGGTGCGAAGGTGACGATGGTGGTCCGCGCCCCCGAGCTGAAAAGCACCATTAAATACTGGGTGCGCCCGGACCTGGAAAACCGGATCAAGGAGGGCAGCATCGCCGCAGAGTTCAATTCGTGCGTGGTGGACATCGGCCAGGACACCGTAAGGGTGGAGGGAGAGGACGGCACGGCGTTCGAGCTGCCCACCCATTTCACCTTCGCCCTGACCGGCTACCGCCCAGACCTATCCTTTTTAGAGGGCCTGAATCTGGCGCAGCAGCCGGACGCCTGTCTGGTGCTGGACGAGCATTACGAAAGCAGCACGCCGGGCCTGTTCGTGGTGGGCAGTGCGGGCTTTGCGGGCAAAACCAATCAGGTGTTCATCGAGAACGGACGCCACCACGCGAATCTGGCGGTGGCTGAGATCGAGCGGCAACTGGCCAGACACGGGGAATTACAGACGCACTGA
- a CDS encoding VanW family protein gives MRSKFRLSLGLGAVLLTAALGQGVAQMPPIPALPLPAQPTSPEPLPAPIPEPAPTPEPTPVPEPAPAPEPVPEPPAPEPTPTPEPVPVKAPAFRAPLLINVETTIPALVDGKKTTVPLTRTLTIPGPRMALIRQKGGVSASLDADLKTFVNGLSVKPQDARFEELWDGWTVVQRNALKIDLEATRANVLAAIKDPRGVKASVVVAGQTPPTRTLDYFVSRGITAHLGTGETNYYGSSNDRVTNIHVGAKNFSDRLFEGKTFSFNQFVGPVTSRNGYVTGLVIAGDRTASGVGGGICQVSTTLFRTLYGAGLPIAQRQNHSYQVHYYDPQGLDATIYQPSLDLKFANDTGGALWFQTEWDDEAASLDISVFGKVRDFTVEIGKPKTLSSTPSPADRLVPDATIPAGQRKQIDWAAPGAVIEVTRKLVKDGKTIKQDILKSSYRPWPNIFLVGTGR, from the coding sequence ATGAGGTCAAAATTTCGCCTGTCCCTGGGCCTGGGTGCCGTACTTTTGACGGCGGCGCTGGGTCAGGGTGTCGCCCAGATGCCGCCCATCCCGGCGCTGCCGCTGCCCGCCCAGCCCACGTCACCCGAGCCGTTGCCTGCCCCAATACCGGAGCCTGCGCCCACGCCAGAACCTACGCCTGTTCCAGAGCCAGCACCTGCTCCTGAACCCGTTCCAGAGCCGCCGGCACCGGAACCCACCCCCACGCCCGAGCCAGTGCCCGTCAAGGCTCCCGCCTTTCGAGCGCCGCTGCTGATCAACGTGGAAACCACTATTCCAGCGCTGGTGGACGGCAAGAAAACCACCGTGCCGCTGACCCGCACGCTGACCATTCCCGGCCCGCGTATGGCCCTGATCCGCCAGAAAGGCGGCGTTTCGGCCAGCCTGGACGCTGATCTCAAGACCTTTGTGAACGGCCTATCCGTCAAGCCACAGGACGCCCGTTTTGAGGAACTGTGGGATGGTTGGACCGTGGTGCAGCGCAATGCTCTCAAGATCGACCTGGAGGCCACCCGCGCCAATGTACTGGCGGCTATTAAAGACCCGAGGGGCGTCAAGGCCAGCGTGGTGGTGGCGGGGCAGACCCCACCGACGCGCACCCTGGACTACTTCGTCTCCAGAGGAATCACCGCCCACCTGGGAACCGGCGAGACCAACTATTACGGCAGCAGCAATGACCGCGTGACCAATATCCATGTGGGCGCGAAGAACTTCAGCGACCGGCTGTTCGAAGGTAAGACCTTCTCGTTCAACCAGTTCGTCGGCCCCGTAACCTCCCGCAACGGCTACGTGACCGGGCTGGTCATCGCCGGAGACCGCACCGCCAGCGGCGTCGGCGGCGGCATCTGTCAGGTCAGCACCACGCTGTTCCGCACCCTGTACGGGGCCGGGCTACCCATCGCCCAGCGCCAGAACCACTCCTATCAGGTGCATTACTACGATCCGCAGGGGCTGGACGCCACCATCTACCAGCCCAGCTTGGACCTCAAGTTCGCCAACGATACCGGCGGCGCGCTGTGGTTCCAGACCGAGTGGGACGACGAGGCCGCCAGCCTGGACATCAGCGTGTTCGGCAAGGTGCGCGACTTCACGGTGGAGATCGGCAAACCGAAGACACTCAGCTCCACGCCCTCGCCCGCTGACCGCCTGGTCCCCGACGCGACGATCCCTGCCGGGCAGCGCAAGCAGATCGACTGGGCGGCCCCCGGCGCAGTGATTGAGGTCACGCGCAAATTGGTGAAGGACGGCAAGACCATCAAGCAGGACATCTTGAAGAGCAGCTACCGCCCCTGGCCGAACATTTTTCTGGTCGGCACAGGCCGCTGA
- the parB gene encoding ParB/RepB/Spo0J family partition protein ParB: MSKKSSLGRGLDALLARPVAEAAGTVSSGGVQTLDISRIVQAAYQPRQVFDPGSLAELAQSIREQGVLQPLLVRPRGESFEIVAGERRWRASQLAGLSELPVIIRDLGDREALEIAIVENLQREDLGPLEEARAYQALLDHGLNQERVAQAVGKGRSTVSNALRLLTLGDGALRALDGGQISAGHARAILAQPDADRAWALEQITSRGLNVREAEALRRESRSTTPIKVNPPRTYRQLELDLSRRTGTRVRITGEDKGKVELNYSSREELNRVLGLLGFEAEE; the protein is encoded by the coding sequence GTGTCGAAAAAATCTAGTCTGGGACGCGGACTGGACGCCCTGCTGGCCCGTCCGGTGGCCGAGGCGGCGGGCACGGTCAGCTCCGGGGGCGTGCAGACGCTGGACATCAGCCGCATCGTGCAGGCGGCCTACCAGCCTCGTCAGGTCTTTGATCCGGGTTCGCTGGCTGAACTGGCACAGAGCATCCGCGAGCAGGGTGTGTTGCAGCCGCTGCTGGTGCGCCCGCGCGGCGAATCCTTCGAGATCGTGGCCGGGGAGCGGCGCTGGCGGGCCAGCCAACTGGCCGGGTTGAGCGAGTTGCCAGTCATTATTCGTGATCTGGGAGACCGTGAGGCGCTGGAAATCGCCATCGTCGAGAACCTGCAACGCGAAGATCTGGGACCGCTGGAAGAGGCGCGGGCCTATCAGGCGCTGCTTGACCACGGGCTGAATCAGGAGCGGGTGGCGCAGGCGGTGGGCAAGGGCCGCAGCACGGTGTCCAATGCCCTGCGGCTACTGACCCTGGGGGACGGCGCTCTGCGGGCGCTGGACGGCGGCCAGATCAGCGCCGGACACGCCCGTGCGATCCTGGCCCAGCCGGATGCAGACCGTGCCTGGGCGCTGGAGCAGATCACCTCGCGCGGTCTGAATGTCCGTGAGGCCGAGGCGTTGCGCCGTGAGAGCCGTTCCACCACGCCGATCAAGGTCAATCCGCCGCGCACTTATCGCCAGTTGGAACTGGACCTCAGCCGCCGCACCGGCACCCGCGTCCGCATTACCGGGGAGGACAAGGGCAAGGTGGAACTGAACTATTCCTCCCGCGAGGAACTGAATCGGGTGCTGGGCCTGCTGGGATTTGAAGCCGAGGAATAG
- a CDS encoding ParA family protein, producing MKVLGLVNQKGGVGKTTTAINLAAYLAAGGRKVLLLDMDPQGNATSGLGLRGAEVGLYEALEDPARAAECIRPTDQPGLDILPATPDLAGAGVELADDPDALSRLLATLSDYDLILVDAPPSLGPLTVNVLAAADALLIPLQAEYYALEGLAGLMETVERVQGGLNPRLKVLGVVLTMFDGRTNLAQEVETMVRQHFGDLVFWSVIPRNVRLSEAPSFSKPINAFAPLSSGAAAYKRLAEEVMSRVEKI from the coding sequence CGATCAATCTGGCGGCTTACCTGGCAGCAGGCGGGCGAAAGGTGCTGCTGCTAGACATGGACCCCCAGGGCAACGCCACCAGTGGGCTGGGCCTGCGAGGCGCGGAAGTGGGACTGTACGAGGCGCTGGAAGACCCGGCCCGCGCCGCCGAATGCATCCGCCCCACTGATCAGCCGGGTCTGGACATTCTGCCCGCCACCCCTGATCTGGCCGGGGCAGGCGTGGAACTGGCCGACGATCCCGATGCCCTGAGCCGCCTGCTGGCCACCCTGAGCGACTATGACCTGATCCTGGTCGACGCGCCGCCCTCGCTGGGGCCGCTGACGGTGAATGTGCTGGCCGCCGCCGACGCCCTGCTGATTCCCTTGCAGGCCGAGTATTACGCGCTGGAAGGTCTGGCAGGGCTGATGGAAACGGTGGAGCGCGTGCAGGGCGGCCTCAATCCCCGCCTGAAGGTGCTGGGCGTGGTCCTGACCATGTTCGACGGGCGCACCAATCTGGCCCAGGAGGTCGAGACGATGGTGCGCCAGCACTTCGGGGATCTGGTGTTCTGGTCCGTGATTCCGCGCAACGTGCGTCTGTCGGAAGCGCCCAGCTTTTCCAAGCCGATCAACGCGTTTGCGCCCCTGTCCAGCGGCGCGGCGGCCTACAAACGGCTGGCCGAGGAGGTGATGTCGCGTGTCGAAAAAATCTAG